In the genome of Bradyrhizobium arachidis, one region contains:
- a CDS encoding quinone oxidoreductase family protein, with protein sequence MSSADTKTVAARCVRLNAKAENAAALAPVVEHHTLARGPNDLLIEVKAAAVNPSDVKAATGLMPYAVFPRTPGRDYAGVVIDGPAGTIGREVFGSSGDLGIRRDGTHASHLVVEADAVVEKPKTVSWEEAAGIGVPFVTAMEGFRRAGIPKSGETVLVFGVNGKVGQAAVQIATWQGARVIGVVRKAEAYEGHTNAPIEVIDASATDVATRVRELTGGKGADIVFNTVGDPYFQAAHKSLALRGRQILIAAIDRIVQFNILEFYRGQHTYVGIDTLGLSSAATGAVLRDLGPGFASSHLKPFPIKANAIYPLERAREAYTAVAGSSRDRVILKP encoded by the coding sequence ATGTCGTCAGCCGATACCAAAACCGTCGCAGCGCGCTGCGTGCGCCTTAATGCCAAGGCCGAAAATGCCGCCGCGCTTGCGCCGGTGGTCGAGCACCATACGCTCGCGCGCGGGCCGAACGATCTCCTGATCGAGGTGAAGGCTGCCGCCGTCAATCCGTCCGACGTCAAGGCTGCGACAGGGCTGATGCCCTATGCCGTGTTCCCGCGCACGCCCGGCCGCGACTACGCCGGCGTGGTGATCGACGGGCCGGCCGGCACGATTGGCCGGGAAGTGTTCGGCTCCTCCGGCGATCTCGGCATTCGCCGCGACGGCACCCACGCCAGCCATCTCGTCGTCGAGGCCGATGCGGTCGTGGAGAAGCCGAAGACGGTGTCCTGGGAGGAGGCCGCCGGCATCGGCGTGCCCTTCGTCACCGCGATGGAAGGCTTTCGCCGTGCCGGCATTCCGAAGAGCGGCGAAACGGTGCTGGTGTTCGGCGTGAACGGCAAGGTCGGTCAGGCCGCGGTGCAGATCGCGACCTGGCAGGGCGCGCGCGTCATCGGCGTGGTGCGCAAGGCGGAAGCTTATGAAGGCCACACCAACGCGCCCATCGAGGTGATCGACGCCTCCGCAACGGACGTCGCCACGCGCGTGCGCGAACTGACCGGCGGCAAGGGGGCCGACATCGTCTTCAACACCGTCGGCGATCCCTATTTCCAGGCCGCGCACAAGTCGCTTGCTCTTCGGGGCCGCCAGATCCTGATCGCCGCGATCGATCGCATCGTGCAGTTCAACATCCTCGAATTCTACCGAGGCCAGCACACTTATGTCGGCATCGATACGCTCGGCCTGTCCTCGGCGGCGACCGGCGCGGTGCTGCGCGATCTCGGTCCGGGCTTTGCGAGCAGTCACCTCAAGCCATTCCCGATCAAGGCGAATGCGATCTATCCGCTGGAGCGCGCGAGGGAGGCGTACACTGCCGTCGCCGGCTCGTCGCGCGACCGTGTGATCCTGAAGCCGTAG
- a CDS encoding YeeE/YedE family protein, translated as MESTQPVILAGLVIGLIYGSVGLLSGFCLMSSMRDWLTKGDGRLVRSYALAIAVAIAASQFLAGNGTVDLGKSIYLQPTFSVPVLFLGGLLFGYGMVLSNGCGSRALVLLGRGNLRSFVVVIVLGIAAQMTLKGLIAPARIAMVQSSQTTVSANSLPSLLTTLGLTEVVARALAGATIVLALVLFALAHPPFRRSPGQIAAGIIVGLLVAGGWYVTGHLGADDFNPVPVTSLTFIAPIADSLQYAMLSTGLTLNFGIATVAGVFSGSLVTALATGRFHLEGYSSPRHMLRSGGGAALMGIGGVMAFGCSIGQGLTGLSTLALGSFIAVAGILLGTTAGLRGVLRVQPLAVA; from the coding sequence ATGGAATCCACCCAACCCGTCATTCTCGCCGGCCTGGTCATCGGCCTCATCTACGGCAGCGTCGGGCTGCTCAGCGGCTTCTGCCTGATGAGCAGCATGCGCGACTGGCTGACGAAGGGAGACGGGCGGCTGGTGCGCTCTTATGCATTGGCAATCGCGGTCGCGATCGCCGCGAGCCAGTTCCTGGCCGGCAACGGCACGGTCGATCTCGGCAAGTCGATCTACCTGCAACCAACCTTCTCGGTGCCGGTGCTATTCCTTGGCGGCCTGCTGTTTGGCTATGGCATGGTGCTGTCGAACGGCTGCGGCTCGCGTGCGCTGGTGTTGCTCGGCCGCGGCAATCTCCGCTCCTTCGTCGTCGTGATCGTGCTCGGCATCGCCGCGCAGATGACGCTGAAGGGCTTGATCGCACCTGCGCGCATCGCGATGGTGCAGTCTTCGCAGACGACCGTCAGCGCGAACTCGCTGCCGTCACTGCTGACGACGCTCGGACTCACGGAGGTGGTTGCGCGCGCGCTAGCCGGTGCCACGATCGTTCTTGCCCTGGTCCTGTTCGCCTTGGCTCATCCGCCGTTCCGGCGCTCGCCGGGCCAGATCGCAGCGGGCATCATCGTCGGTCTCCTCGTCGCCGGCGGCTGGTACGTCACCGGCCATCTCGGTGCCGACGACTTCAACCCTGTTCCGGTGACGTCGCTGACCTTCATCGCGCCGATCGCCGACAGCCTGCAATACGCGATGCTCTCGACCGGCCTGACGCTCAACTTCGGCATCGCGACGGTCGCCGGCGTCTTCAGCGGTAGCCTAGTCACCGCGCTCGCCACCGGCCGGTTCCATCTCGAAGGCTATTCCTCGCCGCGCCACATGCTGCGCTCAGGTGGTGGCGCTGCGCTGATGGGCATCGGCGGCGTGATGGCGTTCGGCTGTTCGATCGGGCAGGGGCTTACGGGCCTATCGACGCTCGCACTGGGCTCGTTCATTGCCGTCGCCGGCATCCTGCTCGGCACCACGGCAGGTCTGCGCGGCGTGTTGCGCGTTCAGCCGCTCGCGGTGGCCTGA
- a CDS encoding DMT family transporter — translation MNSLSPRAAIGLFLIVVVAWGVNWSVTKQLVQFFPPLWTSAIRSWIALGGLFVILGLSNNLVIPERRDIPVVLSVALLHMTVFSVLVAAGVRFLPAGKAIVLGYTTPLWVAIAAPMLGKDTLTAPKLAGALLGLIGLAVILNPASIDWTNVNVLIGAGMVILAAMSWAANIIYIRAHRWIASPLQLLIWQVLVATIVLTVSATVVDGLPHAEWSWKLVLLFLYSGLIGTALAYWAMSMVNKSISALTTSLGTTGTPLVGIAAAAILLGEPIDISLAVAAGLIVTGIGLATLGDRLLRGQATASG, via the coding sequence ATGAACTCCCTGTCACCCCGCGCGGCCATCGGCCTGTTCCTGATCGTCGTCGTGGCCTGGGGCGTGAACTGGTCGGTGACGAAGCAGCTCGTCCAGTTCTTTCCACCGCTCTGGACGTCAGCGATCCGGAGCTGGATCGCGCTGGGCGGATTGTTCGTGATCCTCGGACTGAGCAACAATCTGGTCATCCCCGAGCGGCGCGACATCCCGGTGGTCCTGAGCGTGGCGCTGCTGCACATGACGGTGTTCTCGGTCCTGGTTGCGGCCGGTGTGCGCTTCCTGCCCGCGGGCAAGGCCATCGTGCTCGGTTACACCACGCCGCTCTGGGTCGCGATCGCCGCGCCCATGCTGGGGAAGGACACGCTGACCGCGCCAAAGCTCGCCGGCGCACTGCTCGGGCTGATCGGCCTTGCCGTGATCCTGAACCCCGCATCGATCGACTGGACCAACGTCAACGTCCTCATCGGCGCCGGGATGGTCATCCTCGCCGCGATGTCCTGGGCGGCGAACATCATCTATATCCGCGCGCATCGCTGGATCGCCTCTCCGCTCCAGCTTCTGATCTGGCAGGTGCTCGTCGCGACGATCGTGCTGACAGTCAGCGCGACGGTCGTGGATGGGCTGCCGCATGCGGAATGGTCGTGGAAGCTCGTGCTGCTGTTCCTGTATTCCGGCCTGATCGGAACGGCGCTGGCCTATTGGGCGATGTCGATGGTCAACAAGAGCATCTCGGCGCTGACGACTTCGCTCGGCACCACCGGGACACCGCTCGTCGGCATCGCCGCCGCCGCAATCCTGCTGGGTGAGCCGATCGACATCAGCCTTGCCGTTGCGGCCGGACTGATCGTCACCGGCATTGGTCTTGCGACACTGGGCGACCGGCTGCTGCGCGGTCAGGCCACCGCGAGCGGCTGA
- a CDS encoding PLP-dependent aminotransferase family protein: protein MIALNRADEQGLMAQLTGQLRSLIASGRLGKGRVLPSSRRLASDLGVSRNTVTYAFEQLAAEGYLEASHGRRPVVTVDGGEPGKGASAASARTAEPRLSPWASKLRQTDWPMSYQAPLKPLRPGHGDSREFPNEVWARCLRRGAVRAARRELGPINRPRLRESLAHYLATSRGVRATVDQILILPSAQAALTLIAAALISPSDEVWVEDPGYPGAAAAFRASGARVTGIRLDEQGMQRMPGLAAPTLIFMTPSHQHPTGRLMSLARRTEFLRSSKPGKTWIVEDDYDGEFHYDSRPVPALQGLDAHGRVFYVGTFSKAMTSDIRLGYLVVPPALVSTLEIAQRHIGLIASSHIQEALAEFIADGHFLAHLRRMRRLYHARRDHLAAGLERHLGEALSVEVPSGGIQLVARLKRGRADQAAVRRLVAAGVETRALSSLALGRPRDHGLLLGFAAWRESEISAAVRTMASCF from the coding sequence ATGATCGCCCTGAACCGGGCCGACGAGCAGGGGCTGATGGCACAGCTTACGGGCCAGCTTCGCAGCCTGATCGCGAGCGGCCGTCTCGGCAAAGGCCGCGTGTTGCCGTCGAGCCGCCGGCTCGCAAGCGATCTCGGTGTCTCGCGTAACACTGTGACCTATGCGTTCGAGCAGCTCGCCGCTGAGGGATATCTCGAGGCATCGCATGGTCGCCGTCCAGTCGTGACGGTCGATGGCGGCGAGCCCGGCAAAGGGGCGAGCGCCGCGAGTGCGCGTACCGCCGAGCCGCGGCTCTCGCCATGGGCGTCGAAGCTCAGGCAGACCGATTGGCCGATGTCCTATCAGGCACCGCTAAAGCCGTTGCGTCCGGGCCATGGCGATTCCAGGGAGTTTCCCAACGAGGTCTGGGCGCGCTGCCTGCGCCGCGGTGCCGTGCGCGCGGCCAGACGCGAGCTCGGACCGATCAACCGGCCGCGCCTGCGCGAGTCGCTCGCGCATTATCTCGCGACGAGCAGGGGTGTTCGCGCCACAGTGGACCAGATCCTGATCCTGCCGAGCGCGCAGGCCGCGCTGACCTTGATCGCGGCTGCGCTGATCTCGCCCAGTGACGAGGTCTGGGTCGAGGATCCCGGCTATCCCGGCGCGGCGGCCGCCTTCCGCGCCTCCGGCGCGCGCGTGACCGGCATCAGGCTGGACGAGCAGGGCATGCAGCGGATGCCGGGCTTGGCGGCCCCGACGCTCATCTTCATGACGCCATCGCACCAGCACCCGACGGGACGGCTGATGTCGCTGGCGCGCCGCACCGAATTTCTCAGGTCGAGCAAGCCCGGCAAGACCTGGATCGTCGAGGACGATTACGACGGCGAATTCCACTACGACAGCCGCCCCGTGCCGGCCCTGCAAGGGCTCGATGCCCATGGCCGTGTGTTCTATGTCGGTACGTTCTCGAAGGCGATGACCTCGGATATCCGGCTCGGCTATCTCGTCGTCCCGCCCGCGCTGGTCAGCACCCTCGAGATCGCGCAGCGGCACATCGGACTGATCGCGTCCAGCCACATCCAGGAGGCGCTGGCCGAGTTCATTGCCGACGGGCACTTCCTCGCGCATCTGCGCCGGATGCGCCGGCTCTATCACGCCCGCCGCGATCATCTCGCCGCGGGACTGGAGCGTCATCTCGGCGAGGCGCTTTCGGTCGAGGTGCCCTCCGGAGGCATCCAGCTCGTCGCGCGCCTCAAGCGCGGCCGGGCCGATCAGGCGGCCGTGAGGCGGCTGGTCGCGGCGGGTGTCGAGACGCGCGCTCTATCGAGTCTCGCGCTCGGCCGGCCACGCGATCACGGCCTGCTGCTCGGCTTCGCGGCCTGGCGCGAGAGCGAGATCAGCGCGGCGGTGCGGACAATGGCGTCGTGTTTCTAG
- a CDS encoding bifunctional alpha/beta hydrolase/OsmC family protein, with translation MATERFQFTGEGGHQLAAALELPDGEPTAYALFAHCFTCGKDTLAAKRISVALAARGIAVLRFDFTGLGSSEGDFANSTFSSNVADLVRAADHLRSVRKAPSILIGHSLGGAAILAAAGKIPEARAVATIAAPSDPAHVTGLFKDHLDNIRAQGEVEVSLAGRPFRIKREFLDDIVEHELMKDVTGLHKALLVMHSPVDDTVGIDNATKIFVAAKHPKSFVSLDHTDHLLTKPADALYAADVITAWATRYIDTATPAKAMDLPEEPRRVVVQETRESKFNQIITVGPHHLIADEPKAAGGEDAGPGPYDFLLAGLGACTSMTMRLYADRKSLPLDRVTVTLKHSKIYAKDCAECETRDGMLDQIERDIAMDGALDAEQRKKLMEIADKCPVHRTLTSEIRIVTKAVD, from the coding sequence ATGGCAACGGAGCGCTTCCAATTCACCGGCGAGGGTGGCCATCAGCTCGCGGCCGCACTGGAGTTGCCTGACGGAGAGCCCACGGCTTACGCGCTGTTCGCGCACTGTTTCACCTGCGGCAAGGACACGCTGGCGGCCAAGCGCATCTCGGTTGCGCTCGCCGCAAGGGGCATCGCCGTGCTCCGCTTCGACTTCACCGGGCTCGGCTCCAGCGAAGGCGATTTTGCCAATTCGACCTTCTCCTCCAACGTCGCCGATCTCGTGCGCGCCGCCGATCATCTGCGCAGCGTCCGCAAGGCGCCATCGATCCTGATCGGCCACAGCCTCGGCGGCGCCGCGATCCTCGCGGCCGCCGGGAAGATCCCCGAAGCCAGGGCGGTCGCGACCATCGCGGCACCTTCGGACCCGGCCCACGTCACAGGTCTCTTCAAGGACCATCTCGACAACATCCGCGCGCAGGGCGAGGTCGAGGTCTCGCTCGCAGGGCGCCCGTTCCGGATCAAGCGCGAATTCCTCGACGATATCGTCGAGCACGAGCTGATGAAGGACGTCACCGGCCTGCACAAGGCGCTGCTGGTGATGCATTCGCCTGTCGACGACACCGTCGGCATCGACAACGCCACGAAGATTTTCGTTGCGGCGAAACACCCCAAGAGCTTCGTCTCACTGGATCACACCGATCATCTGCTGACCAAGCCGGCCGACGCGCTCTACGCAGCCGATGTGATCACGGCCTGGGCGACCCGTTACATCGATACGGCGACACCTGCAAAGGCGATGGACCTCCCCGAGGAGCCGCGCAGAGTCGTGGTTCAGGAGACCCGCGAGAGCAAGTTCAACCAGATCATCACCGTGGGGCCGCATCATCTGATCGCGGACGAACCGAAGGCTGCCGGCGGCGAGGATGCTGGCCCGGGACCTTACGACTTCCTGCTCGCCGGTCTGGGTGCCTGCACCTCCATGACCATGCGCCTCTATGCCGATCGCAAGTCGCTGCCACTCGATCGCGTCACGGTGACGCTGAAGCATTCGAAGATCTACGCCAAGGACTGCGCGGAGTGCGAGACGCGCGACGGCATGCTCGACCAGATCGAGCGTGATATCGCAATGGACGGCGCGCTCGATGCCGAGCAGCGCAAGAAGCTGATGGAAATCGCCGACAAGTGCCCGGTGCACCGGACGCTGACCTCGGAGATCCGCATCGTGACGAAGGCCGTGGACTGA
- a CDS encoding sulfite oxidase-like oxidoreductase, whose product MADETPSDSKLTRTKEKWAREGRFLTGKVTRPEDQRLPPGQHLTQDWPVLDLGVVPPVSRERWRLDVYGAVDNPVFWTFAEFAAQKQAQFTSDIHCVTTWSRYDNLWEGLATRELLTACQPREDARFVVLHSYDGYITNLALEDFAAEDALLAHSWSGQPLSDEHGGPVRLVVPHLYFWKSAKWLQAIEFLTEDAPGFWEVRGYHNRGDPWAEQRYSGD is encoded by the coding sequence ATGGCCGACGAGACGCCATCCGACAGCAAGCTGACGCGCACCAAGGAGAAATGGGCGCGCGAGGGCCGCTTCCTCACCGGCAAGGTCACGCGGCCGGAGGACCAGCGTCTGCCGCCGGGCCAGCATCTGACACAAGACTGGCCGGTGCTCGATCTCGGCGTCGTGCCGCCGGTGTCGCGCGAGCGCTGGCGGCTCGACGTCTATGGCGCGGTCGACAATCCCGTGTTCTGGACCTTCGCCGAATTCGCCGCGCAGAAGCAGGCGCAGTTCACCTCCGACATCCACTGCGTAACCACCTGGTCGCGCTACGACAATCTTTGGGAGGGCCTCGCGACGCGCGAGCTGCTCACGGCCTGCCAGCCGCGCGAAGATGCACGCTTCGTGGTGCTGCATTCCTATGATGGCTACATCACCAACCTCGCGCTGGAAGATTTTGCCGCCGAGGACGCGCTGCTCGCCCATAGCTGGTCAGGCCAGCCGCTGTCCGACGAGCATGGCGGCCCGGTGCGGCTGGTCGTGCCGCATCTGTACTTCTGGAAGAGTGCAAAGTGGCTTCAGGCCATCGAGTTCCTCACCGAGGACGCGCCGGGTTTCTGGGAAGTCCGCGGCTATCATAACCGCGGCGATCCCTGGGCCGAGCAGCGCTATTCAGGCGATTAG
- a CDS encoding MFS transporter → MTEQATQPASDHFDIADAERRIKAIFIGSIGNLVEWYDFYAYTASALYFAPAFFPGNDPVVQQLNVAVVFAATFLMRPLGGWFFGYLADHFGRRISLTLSVVFMCFGSLIIAVTPTYASIGLAAPAILAVARVIEGLSLGGEYGASATYLSEVADPRHRGFYSSFQYVTLIGGQLTAIIVLLLLQKVFLTPEELKAWGWRIPFAIGAALAIFAAVMRRGLHETEAFEEAKKVVKPTGSLANLLRYPRELLLVVGLTAGGTAAFYTFTTYMQTFVKLSVGLTEDQTTFVIFGTLIFATILQPIYGAISDKIGRKPLLIFFGVAGTLATVPLLMTLKETKSPFMAFILICCAWLFVAGYTSINAVVKAELFPTNVRALGVGLPYAITVSIFGGTAPAIALYFKSIGHEDWFYYYLAGIIFLSLIIYSTMRDTKHASAMHRHE, encoded by the coding sequence CGAGTGGTACGACTTCTACGCCTACACCGCGTCTGCGCTCTATTTCGCCCCGGCGTTCTTCCCCGGCAACGACCCCGTCGTACAGCAATTGAATGTCGCCGTGGTGTTCGCTGCGACCTTCTTGATGCGCCCCCTGGGCGGCTGGTTCTTCGGCTACCTCGCCGACCATTTCGGCCGGCGCATCTCGCTGACCCTGTCGGTCGTCTTCATGTGCTTCGGCTCGCTGATCATCGCGGTGACGCCGACCTATGCCTCGATCGGTCTTGCCGCCCCGGCCATCCTGGCGGTCGCGCGCGTGATCGAGGGCTTAAGTCTTGGCGGCGAATACGGCGCCAGCGCCACTTACCTGAGTGAAGTTGCCGATCCCAGGCACCGCGGCTTCTATTCCAGCTTCCAGTACGTCACGCTAATCGGCGGCCAGCTCACCGCGATCATCGTGCTGTTGCTCCTGCAAAAGGTGTTCCTCACGCCAGAGGAGCTCAAGGCCTGGGGCTGGCGCATCCCGTTCGCGATCGGCGCGGCGCTCGCGATCTTCGCCGCCGTGATGCGGCGCGGCCTGCACGAGACCGAGGCTTTCGAGGAAGCCAAGAAGGTGGTGAAACCAACGGGCTCGCTCGCCAATCTGCTGCGTTACCCGCGCGAGCTGTTGCTCGTGGTCGGCCTCACCGCTGGCGGCACCGCGGCGTTTTATACCTTCACCACCTACATGCAGACCTTCGTCAAGCTCTCGGTCGGGCTCACCGAGGACCAGACCACTTTCGTGATCTTCGGCACGCTGATCTTCGCGACCATCCTGCAGCCGATCTACGGCGCGATCTCCGACAAGATCGGGCGCAAGCCGCTTTTGATCTTCTTCGGCGTCGCCGGTACGCTCGCGACCGTGCCGCTGCTGATGACGCTGAAGGAGACCAAGTCGCCTTTCATGGCCTTCATCCTGATCTGCTGCGCCTGGCTGTTCGTCGCCGGCTACACCTCGATCAACGCGGTGGTAAAGGCCGAGCTGTTCCCGACCAATGTCCGCGCGCTCGGCGTCGGCCTGCCCTATGCCATCACGGTGTCGATCTTCGGCGGCACGGCTCCTGCGATCGCGCTCTATTTCAAGAGCATCGGGCACGAGGACTGGTTCTATTACTATCTCGCCGGAATCATCTTCCTGTCGCTGATCATCTACTCCACCATGCGCGACACCAAGCACGCCTCGGCGATGCATCGCCACGAGTAG